One genomic segment of Fusobacterium varium includes these proteins:
- the yidD gene encoding membrane protein insertion efficiency factor YidD: MKKIILLLIRFYQKYISIFLGKNCRFIPTCSAYTYEAIERFGVLKGGFLGIKRILKCHPWHPGGFDPVPKKNKNIQEDK; the protein is encoded by the coding sequence ATGAAAAAAATTATACTTTTATTAATTAGATTTTATCAAAAGTATATATCAATATTTTTGGGAAAAAACTGCAGGTTTATTCCCACATGTTCGGCATACACATATGAAGCTATTGAGAGATTTGGAGTCTTAAAAGGGGGATTTTTAGGTATAAAAAGGATATTAAAATGTCATCCTTGGCATCCTGGAGGATTTGATCCAGTCCCTAAAAAAAATAAAAATATTCAGGAGGATAAATGA